The nucleotide sequence CGGGGCGGGTCGGCAATGCGGAACCCATGATCAAGGCACCCACGCGGGATCAGGTTCAGCAGCTTGATCTGATGACGCAGAGACTTGCGACGATGAGTCGATCAATTGACGAGCAGTTGGCCGAAGCCAGCAGAACCATCACGGAATGGGAACCTCGATTGAGAGAGGTCGCGAATTCGACCTCGCAGCAGGCCCAGCCTCTGTTGCGCTGGACCTTTGACGAGACTGCCGGCAACGAGGTGACCGAGTACCGCGATTCCCTGCGTAAAGGACAAGTGGTGGGGAACCCCGCCTGGACAGCAGGCAAGCTCAACGGAGCGATCAAGCTGGACGGCAACACCTACGTCGAAGCGGGCGACTTTGCTTCGTTCGAGCGAACGGACAAGTTCTCGTATGGGGCGTGGATTAACGTTGAAAATAAAGAGGCCGCAGCCGTCATTGCCCGGATGGATGATGCGGATGCGTTTCGGGGCTTCGATCTCCTTCTGGGGGGTGGGAAACTGACGGCTCATCTGGTCCATCGCTGGCCGGACGAAGCTTTGCATGTTGTTTCCAAGGCAGAGATCCCCGTCAATCAGTGGACCCATGTGTTCGCGACCTATGACGGATCATCAAAGGCCGAGGGCTTCAAACTGTATATCAACGGTCAGCGGCAGGAAGTGGAAATCACCCATAACCTGCTGACGGCGACGACGAAGACCGAAAAGCCCCTGCGAATCGGTCGGCGTAACCCCGGGGCTCCGTTCAAAGGGCTGATTGATGACGTCCGGATCTATGATCGGGAACTGACGTCACAGGAAGTGCTGGAAGTGGCAGAAGCGGACATCCTTCCTGATCTGCTCGCCATCAGTGCAGACCAACGGACGCCCGAACAGACCCAGACGATCGTGAAGACCTACCTGAAGCGTTTCAATCCTGCGTTCCTGTCTCTGACCGAACAGCATGCCGAACTAGATAAACGGCGAAGCGAGTTCGAGAAGTCCCTTCCGTCAGCCATGGTCATGCAGGAAATGCCTGAACCGCGAAAGACGTTCCTGCTTGGACGTGGTCAGTACGACGCGCCGGAAGAAGAAGTTCAGCCCGACGTACCCGCCAGTCTTCCCCCCTTCCCCGCAGGTGCTCCACGAAATCGGTTAGGACTCGCTCAATGGCTGCTCAGCGCTGATCACCCGCTGACAGCGCGAGTTGCGGTCAATCGGGCGTGGATGACGTTTTTTGGGGACGGATTGGTGGAAACGGTCGAGGACTTTGGGTCGCAGGGGCAGTGGCCCAGCCATCTGGACCTGCTCAACTGGCTGGCCGTCGAATACCAGCAGGGCAACGGCAGCGATGCCAGCTCCGGCCTCGAGCCACGTCGCTGGGATACCAAGGCTCTGCATCGGCAGATTGTGACGTCTGCAACTTACCGCCAATCGTCTCGTGTCTCACGCGAACTGCTCGAACGGGATCCGTCGAACAAACTGCTGGCCCGAGGACCGCGGCACCGGCTTCAGGCTGAACTGATTCGGGATAACGCACTGGCCCTGGCGGGTTTGTTAAGTGATCGCAGCGGAGGCCCCAGTGTCTCACCCTATCAGCCGGCGGGGCTGTGGGATGATGTGGCGGTGGGGGCCGACTACGAAGGAACCGTCTACAAGCAGGACAAGGGAGAGGGGTTGTACCGAAGGAGTATGTACACTTTCTGGAAACGAACCTGTCCTCCACCGGGGTTAAACACCTTTGATGCCCCGGAACGTGAAGTCTGCACCGCTCGTCGTTCTCGCACGAATACTCCACTACAGGCCCTGGTCCTCTTGAACGATCCCACGTACCTGGAAGCCGCGCGCAAGCTGGCGGAGCGAGCGATCACAGCCGGAGGTACGACGGATGAACAGCGAATGGAATTCGCATTCCGGCTGGCCATGTCGCGCAAAGCGACCCCTGCAGAAATCAAGGTTCTATTGAAATCGTTGCAGCAGCGACGTCAACACTATCGGCAGGATGCTGCCGGGGCGAAAGAATTCCTTTCCGTGGGTGAGTCGTCACGAGAAGCTTCTGTCGAGGACAGCGAACTTGCGGCGTGGGCTTCGGTGATGAGTTTAATTCTCAATCTGGATGAAGCGATCACCAAAGGGTAGGTGCACGTGACGCGGTCCTTGTTGGAAGATCAACAACCTGAATGAGTGCTGGAAAACATGCTACGTAACATCTTTGCACTGTTCTTCCGCTCGCTTCGTAGCGACAGCCGCTCGCTCTGGGTGCATCTATCGTGGTTGTTTCTGCTGCTGGTGATCTACCTGGCGCTGTTAGCGGCACAGGAGCAGAGTCGCTACACCGGGGCGCCAGGCCTCGAGTTCTTTCGGATCGTGATTTACCTGGACCTGGCGTTCGTGACGATGCTGGGGGTCAGCTTTTTTTCCAGTGCAATCTCGGAAGAAAAGGAAGAAGATACCCTGGGGCTGATGACCATGGCGGGTATCAGTCCGTTAGGGCTGTTGCTGGGGAAGTCGACGACACGTCTGTTTCAGGTTTTCCTGCTTTTGGCGGTGCAGTATCCGTTTACCCTGCTGGCGATCACGCTGGGGGGGCTGATGCCCGATCAGATCTATGCGGCGTACGCCGCGCTGCTGGCCTACACCGCGCTGCTCGCCAATATCGGGTTACTCTGCTCGGTTCTGGCCCGCCGCAGTCGGGACGCCGCTGGTCTGACGATGCTCTGGCTGGTCGGGTATATCTTCGGTCCACTCTTTGCGCTGGCCGGGTATTCGGCCATCACAACCACCGGTGATCCTTTCTGGGTTCCCTGGGCTCCAGTTCTCAGTCCCATTCTGCAGTTGATCTCGAAAACCAGCGTGTTTACGGAACTGTATGAAGTGACGGAGACGGGATATCCGCTTCAATGGACCCCCCAGGTGATTTCAAATCTGGCAGGCGCCGTCGCCCTGTTCGTTCTGGCCAGAATCCTCTTCCCGTTTGTGTCTCATGACATGTCGCAGGAATCGACCCATCGAATGATGGTTCCAAAAGGAGCCGGGCGTTTTCGGGTTCTTGGTACAGGTCGAGCCTGGGGGCAGGCCCTCACCTGGAAGGATTTTCACTTTATTGCGGGCGGCTGGGCGGGAATCTTGATCCGCTGCTGCTTGTATGTTGGTCTGTACTTTCTTGCCGTGGCGGCTTCTTACCCCTGGGATCAGCCTGTGGGGGGGCGGCATCTCCGGTGGGAGGACGTCACCTTCGGCTACGAATTGTTTGTTGTGCCGTTGTTTATTGCCGATTGCGCCATGTGCGCGTCGCGTATCTTTCATGACGAAATTCGCCATCAGACACTCCCCTCGCTGCTGATGCTGCCACGCAATATTAACGATGTGGTCTATTCGAAGATCTGGGGATGTCTCTTCGGTCTGTTTCCCGGGGCCATCGCAGTCGTCGCCTCGTTTTTGGTCATGCAGGGTGGTCGACGCAGTCTGTACGAGGGGATTGATGAGCCTGTCGCGTGGTGGATGGGTTTGAACTTGATCCTGCTCGTGCATCTCTGTCTGGTAATTTCGTTGTATCTGCGGTGGGGCGTCATTGCGACTGCTGCCGCGTTGACGTTTGGTTCGATGATGTTGACCACGATCTTTGCAGACATGTTCCTGCGGCCGATCAGCAGTGGTCGACCCGACGACTACTTCGTTATTCTGATATTCCCCGTGGTGCTGGCCATCGTCGGTTGCCATGTGGCTATTTTGTTGCGATTGCCCGCACTGGGCGAGAAATAGTGATGAATCGAACCGAAAGTGACTCAGCGTTGCCGGCGATCGGTCTTCACCGAAAGGACCAACACTGATGTCCCGCCCAGGAACGCGTCAGTCCAAAGAGACACGTGCCGACGAAGTCACTGATGACCAGTTGATGTATCAGCTTCAGGGAGGGGACCGTCACGCGTTCGACGAGCTGGTCCGTCGTTATCAGAACCCTCTGGCGGGATTCTTCTTTCGGCATTTACGCGACTGGCAACTGGCCGAGGATTTGACGCAGGAAACCCTGATTCGGGTCCACTCGACGGCGTGGGATTACCTGCCCCGAGGTTGTTTCAAAGGTTGGATGTTCCGGATCGCCCGCAATTTGATGATCGACAGCACCCGGCGGCGATCTCACGACGCTCTGGTGAACGCGTCTCGTACACAGCGGCCCCGCGATGACGAGGATGACATTCTCGAACGGCTGGCGGGCGATTTTGTCCTGCCCGAAGACAAAGCGGATCAGAACGAGTTCGCTCAGATCGTCGGAGACCTGCTGCAGAAAATTCCCGAGGAACAGCGGCTGACATTCATGATGCATCACTTTTCGGGGCTTAGCCTTCCAGAAGTGGCTGACGCCATGGAAGCAAATTTACCGACAACCAAGAGTCGACTTCGCCTGGCCCGCGAAAAATTGCGTGAGCTTCTGGCTGAGAGGGGAATTCTTAATCCGGCTGATCTCGAAACGCGTAATGGAGATCGCGACGTCGAGGTTCCGCAGAACCTGCTTGAGAAATGAGGATGCAGACCAGAATTTCAAATCCGTATCGATAAAAATGAGAAGTCATGCTGATCCAGCGTGCGACGAATTGCGTTAGGCCCAGGATGATCCCATTCGAACAAGTGGCCGGTAATCCGGCTGTGGAGTAGAGATACAAGATGAGTTATTTCAGCCGTCTGACCGACATTGTCACGTGTAATCTCTCACACTTGCTTGCAGAAGCTGCGGACCCTGCAGCAGCGATTGTCGAGATTATTAAAGAAATGGAGGAAGGACTCACCGGGGCTCAACGCAGCGTCCGGACGGCTCGGGCTTCGGAAGAGAGCTTGCGGCAAGAGATTGACGCACATCGTGTTCAGGTCGAAATGTGGACGGCCAAGGCCAGAGAGCACCTGCAGTCGGGTGCGGAAGCGGATGCTCGCCAGTCGCTGCTGCGTAAACGCGAAGTCGAAGACCTTATCGCCGGTTTGGCGCAACAGCACGAAGCCGCCATCAAGTACTCTGAGCACCTCGCTACCATGCAGCGTGCACTGGAAGCCCGGCTGGCAGACGCTCTGCGACGCCGCGATGAGATGGGAGTCGATCGATCGGATTCCGAGACAAATGTCCCGCGGTACCTCAGGGTCCCCACTGCCCCTGATGTCAGTGACCTGCATCGGGAAATTGATGATGAGCTCGAAGTATTGCGAAAGCAGATCAGCGGTTGATTGATCGCGATCGGAATGAACTGCTGCAGGCTGGTCTGGCCAGGGGGGCCCGGCGATCTATCCACGACGCCGGGTGGTTCACACGGATTCGGCCTGGGGGTCGGCGGCGGGTTCGTAGAAGGATTGTCGTGCGAATTCCAGGTCGCCGTAAATGTCGAGGAGCTTGTCTAGGCGGACAAGACGCAATATCTGCATCACCGTCCCTTGGATGGCTGCCAGCTTTACAGTCCCTCCTTTTCTTGCCAGTCGCGCTTTAAGTGCGACCAATGCTCCGATTCCCACGCTGGAAATAAAGCCCATGTAGCGGCAATCAATAATGAATTTGGTGAAGCCGGCATCGAGATGGGTCTGGAGCTGACGCTCAAATTCCGGGGTTGAAATGGAATCCAGGTCTCCGCGCAAGACGATGGCCAGGATGTCACCATCGATGATCTCGGACTGGAAAGAAACATCGGAGCCCATGATTGCCACCCGCTCGAGTGAATCCGCGATTTGACGAACGTTACGCTGGCCGCCATTAGGCCGTCGTGCTCAAGAGATTGCAACTAAAAACAGGCTGGCACTCGTCAGAACCACCTTCTCTGCGTCTAATAATCCGGTAAGCATCGATCGCCCCGACGGGGGTCGCATCGGGTGAATACCCATCCGACGGGTAGAGACTGTGGCCTGGCCCAGAGCAGGATTGCGTCCCTCCCCTGTGGGTCAGACTGTCGGTCAGACTGTCGGTGAGACTGCCGATCCCCACGCTGTCGATGGTATCCTGCCATCTTTCGGCTGCTCCCGATTCGTCAGCGCATCATCTGACCGGTCCAACCTGACGCAATCGCTGCTCGTTTCGAACAATTCCCGTCTCTAAGGGGCATTTCATGCGAATCGGCTTCATCGCGATGAGCGGAGTTCGCGCATGGGACCCCGAGTTGCTGGAACTGGGGCTCACGATGCCCGGATTTGTTGAGCGCAAGGAAGTCATCGCTCAATTACCGAGCCTTGGTCTGCTGACGCTGGCGGGCTTAACGTCAAATCTGGACGAGATTTCTTACCACGAGTTCTTTGATTTCAACCGGGATTCACCCCCCGACGAACACTTCGATCTGGTCGCGATCTCCAGCTTTACGGCTCAGATCGAGGATGCCTACCGGCTTGCGGACCTGTATCGAGAAAGTGGCACGAGAGTGGTACTGGGGGGATTGCACGTCAGTTCTTTGCCTGATGAGGCCATGGAGCATGCGGATGCGATTGTCATCGGCGAAGCAGAGGCGATCTGGCCCCAATTAATCGAAGACGCTCGTTCAGGCGGGCTCAACCCGGTCTATCGCGCGATCGCACCGTGGAATCTTGCGGACTCTCCGATTCCACGCTTCGATCTGCTCGACCCTGCCAAATACAATCGTATTACCGTTCAGACTGCGCGGGGCTGTCCCTGGAGATGTGATTTTTGTGCCAGTTCCATCCTGATTGCTCCGCGATATCAGACCAAGCCCGTTTCCCAGGTAGTCAGCGAAATTCGACGGATCAAGGCGATCTGGTCACGCCCGTTCATCGAGTTCGCAGATGACAATACGTTCGTCAACCGCGGCCATTCCAGAAGCCTCATGCGGTCTCTGATCCCTGAGAAGATTCGCTTCTTTACAGAAACGGATATCAGTTTTGGAGAAGATCTCGAGCTCATTTCACTGGCCCGCGATGCGGGTTGTCGACAGGTTTTGATCGGTTTGGAAAGCCCCTCGTCAGTGGGGTTGAACGGGCTTGAACTGCGGTCGAACTGGAAGCTGAAACAACTAGAACGATACCACGAGGCAATTGCGCGAATTCAGGCCGCAGGCATTACAGTGAATGGCTGCTTCATTCTTGGGTTGGATGATCAGTCGACAGAAGTGTTCGATCAGGTGCTGAAGTTTGTTCGAGAAGCGGGATTGTTTGAGGTTCAGATCACATTACAGACCCCCTTTCCCGGCACTCCACTCTACGACAGGCTCCGTCGCGAAGGCCGACTGTTTGAGGACCGCTTCTGGGAGAAATGCACTCTGTTCGATCTGACACACGAACCGCGCGGAATGACAGCGCAAGAACTGAGATCCGGACTGATCTGGCTGAGCCAGTCTCTTTACAATGAGGATGCTGTCCGGGACCGACGGCAGCGCTATCACCGTGGTGCAAGCCCGGAAAGCTCAGCAAGCGATGATACAAGTCGGAGGTAGCCCTGGCGGTCCCCTACCCTCGCGATGAGACCTCGGAAAACCAGTACAATTGCTAAGGGTAACTGTTCCGGCTTGGGCGGGGGAGCCTTGTCTTTACGATTCTCGCTAAGTAGCACACGAAGCCGGGCGAACGATTCGCTGTCAGTCGTATCAGAATAAAGGCCTTCGCGTGGTCACCGACACTGATTCACCACCCTCAACAGAGCCGCTCACTGTCGTCACACTGGTCAAGTACCTTTTGGGCTCCCGCCAGGCCATTCTCACTGTCGATTCGAATCCTGCCTCAATCTGGGTGGGATTTCTGTTCGTTTTATCGGCAGGATTCGCGCGCGAGTACGACCGCGAGGATCTGCTGCGTGAGCCCTGGCATCTTCTATTGCCATTCGCAGCTTCGTTGGTGACATCAGGCCTGTTATTCCTGATGGTAAGTCGGCTGGCCATGATCCGGAGCGCGGGGCTCCGAGCGTTGCATGTGGAGTATCGCTCGTTTCTCGGTGCGTACTGGATGACGGCGCCACTTGCATGGATCTACGCGATTCCCGTCGAACGGCTGCTGAGTCCCGAGAACGCTGTCAAAGCAAATCTTTATCTGCTGGCGATCGTCTCGGTCTGGCGTGTTGCGCTGATCATTCGTGTGATCGTGGTGACGTATCATGCGAAGGTGATCGGGGCGATGTCAGTCGTAATGTTATTTGCGAGCTCTGTGACTCTGGTACTCCTGGGGATAATGCCCAGGCAAGTCTCATTGATGGGATTGATGGCCGGACTTCGCCTGTCGGAAAGTGAGCATTTCATCTTAGATGCAACGCTGAAGGTGCAAGTGCTCGCCGCGATGTTACTCCCATTGTGGATCATGACAACAATCTTCGCTTTTCTGGCACGCACACCTCCGTGGAGACGAGAGAAGCCTCAGCCAGGGGCTGAAACACGTGCTGGATGGTCCATCTGGTTGCTCTGCGCCGTCTCGGTCGCAGGGTGGAGTGCGGTCCTGCCCGCAACTCAACGCGAACAAGCGCTGAGAAGACAGGTCGAAGACGCGATTCGGGATCACCGATTCGAGGATGCTGTGAACATCATGGCGAGTCATCCACGAAGTGAGTTTCCGCCCCATTGGGTTCCACTGCAGCATTCCGACTATCTCACCCGGTTCAAAGTGATGGCGGCGTTGCTCGACCCGCTGGCGAACCGCCACGACGTCTGGGCGAGACCTCAATTACTCGACGAATTCCAACGACCGCTGCAGGTCTACTTCATAGGGGTCAGCGTTCTATCCGAGCTGACTGATGAGGAGAAAATCAAAGTACTGGAAACGCTGCGACGCTTACCTGAACGGAACGAAATCATCAAAGGCAATGTTGATGGTCAGAGGTTTGGTCGCACAGGGTTCAGGAACATCCTGGAGGTTCTTGCCGGAGAGGATGCTACGGTCTATGAGGGAAGTCGGAGTCCGCATGCTGACAAGGTCCGAGACCTCGCTTCGACTTTGCTGCGCGAGTTCAGGGAATGGCAGAAGAATAGCAATTAATGCTCCTCGCGGGGATTGCGGAGTATCCGCACGGGATGCTCGTTGGTGGACGTCTCTGCTCGGAATGCCAGCAAGGTGACGCGGCATGCCGTTCAACATGGGGATGTCGATCGAAGACGGTCTTGCACAGTGAGTTCGTCAGAAGTCTTCGTCGAAATCATCCTCCTCATCATCGTCGTCCGCCGTGGCGTATTCTCCACGGGCTCCCGCTTCCAGAATGGCTTTTCCGGCTTCTACCGAGCGAACCTCGGGAGCTCGAATATCTTCATTCATTTCCAGCTCCCAACAGCAATGGAGCGCATACGCGTCTTCGGGGGGCATGTCGGGGTACGTTTCATCGAACAATGAGAACGTGGTGCCGCCGAAGAAGCCGAGGCCGCAATCATCCATTTCCCCGGGCTCTTCCGCGACGTACCGGTACTTGAACAACCAGAGCTGCCTCACGTCGTTAGTCGGGGGCCAGAAGATTTCGCGGGTGTCGTACTGTTCGATCTCGTCCGGCGCGCGGCCAAACTCTTGCGGATGTGCCAGCCAGTCACACATATCCGCCATCGCACGAAAATTGGCTTCATTCGCTTCGTCAGGAATGAGATCGTCTCGATTGAGCTCTTCAAGATAGGCGCAAGCCGTCGTCGAAAAGCTGCGATCCAGTGTCAGGCGAACAAGAAACTTGAGCCCCGCTTCGCTTCCCAGTCGGGCGGACGCCCAGGCCGCTTCCATCTGAACTTTCGGATCAGGGTGATCCATCGCCAGCGCGAGCAACTGTTCCCGGTGGGGTTCACTGATAAACGGAAGCGAGGCCGCAGAGCTGTGCGCAAAACTGAAGTCGTCTTTTTTGCTGCTGCGCAACCAGTGCCGCAGCTTCTGGACCCCTTCATGCGAGTCGAACGGATGCTGCTGGATCACGTCCTCCCGGACCAGCCGGTTCACCCAGTCCAGGAATGCGACGCATGCGAAGCCATCCGGCAACGGATCACTCATGCGGTCAACCAGGTCGGGAAGGAGCGGGTCCTGATCGCCTAGCTGTTCGAAGATCACCGACCACAGGTAACCCTCACGCAGAACCGGGTGATAGGCGGCCTGCACCAGTCGGTCGAGTCCCTCTTCCAGTCCGTAGCAGGCGAAGATTTTGACCGCGAACAACAATTCGTTCTGCTGTTCTTCCGCGAACGGCAGCCGCTGATCATAAGCTCGGATCAAGGGTGGAATTCCACGCCGGACCAGGTACTGGAACACGCTGACCGTGCTGACTGACTGGAAAAGCGAGACGAGCTGATGAAAGGCGGTGAAAACGCCCGGTGGTTCGATGGGTCGTTCGATGTAAATCTCGAGTGCGTCGACAAGCGCCTCGGCATCGGGGATCGATTCAATCCGATACTGCCCGAGCTCATTCAGGGACTCGAACAAGTTCGCATCGTCGGCGAGACCCTGTTCCAGCGCCGTTTGCAAAGGTGTCTTCTTTGTCATCCGCATCCATCTCACTTCAAATCGACTGATTTCAGACTGCATCGCGCAGCGGTGTCAATTGGCGTTCCGCCGCAGTGCCTGCCGGATCTCACGATCGGCATCATGTTCTTTGAGTTTCTCTCGCTTGTCGTGTCGCTTCAGACCCTTACCCACGGCGATGGTGACTTTCACGTTACCGCGGACCAGGTGGACATCGAGCGGCACAAGCGTCAGACCTTTCTGGCTGGCCACTTCCGCAAATTTACGAATCTCGCGTCGATGGAGCAGCAACTTACGCTGACGCTTCGGATCATGGTTCAGGTAGGTGGCCTGAGGGTATTCAGCAATGTCACACCCGACGAGCCAGACTTCGCCACCGTTGACTCTGACGTGCGCTTCTTCAATCGAGATTTTGTTATTGCGGACGCTTTTGACTTCGCTGCCATGCAGCATGATGCCACATTCGAGCGAGTCCGTGAGTTCGTACTCATGCTTCGCGCGGCGATTTCGACAAACGACGCGGGACAGAGAGTAGTCTGGTTTGGATTCTGCAGGTTTGGCCATATCTTTTCTCGCGGCTGACAAGGCATTTTCGGAAGCCGGTTTCCGCGTTGTTACTGAGGCCGAACGCGAAACTCGCCTTCTGGTGCTCTTACCCCATTCTAGTCAGGAACGGTCAGTCCGCGAAATCCGTACGGTCGTGAAATCCGTGAACTCTCGACCCTTCCTTATTTAATGGAATGCTTAACAGTCGCGGAGGCCGGGCAAACGTGCAGGACTGACGAAGGGTTTCCGGGATCCGTTGCCCGCGAGTGCGTAGAAGTCGTGCGATTCCTGTATTCGCTAAATCTGGAATTGCCGGCGCGATGGACCCGTCTGTTTACGAAAAACAACGCTGTCTACGCAACATATTGCATTTAGTGAACTAGGTTTGATTGTCCGGTGTTCCGTGTGGCGTTCACAGCATGAAACCGAGGTAGAAGTATGACAACCGCGACGGTCAGCCAAGATTTCGAGAAACTTCTCGACGAAATAGTGAGCAAATTCCTGGGGCATGCGCCGATTCGTCCCGGAGTTCGCAAAGCGCGTCCGCGGTCCAGGTCACCCTTGTCGAAGCGTAGCCACTTTCCCACATTCAACGGCGAAAGCACCCCCCTGCTGCGCAGAAGGTAACCTGCGCCCTGCGCATTCATACCGAATCACATCACGGTCAGTGATTCCGTTGAGGATGTCTATCGCAGGGAGCCTCTTTGCTGACCCCGGAAATAAATACGTCCCCTCGCACCAGTTCTCTCCCAAAAACTGGCACGAGGGGATCGTAGTTTTTACGTGGCGACGGCAGTGAGCCATCGGGTGTTTCTTAATGTGTGGACTTCCCACCGCTCAATCTTGCCACGTCAGCGTCGCGGACGCAGAGGACGTAGCGGGTGCGATTGTGATGGCCGGTCTGGCTGGTATGGCCGGCGGTCGCGGGGAAAATCAGGCAGCGCGTCGGTCCATCATGTGCGAAATTTCGGCGGGTGCATCCACCGGCTGAGTGGCAGGTGACCAGGCCTTGAGGTTCGATCCTGGCCCCCCTCGTGGTGGGTAACCGTACTCGCGGAGTTTTCCCGAAAGAGTTCGGATTCCGATCTGCAGTGCCTTCGCCGTCTTTTCACGATTGCCCGCAAAGCGATTGAAGGCGGCTTCGATCAGCTTTCGCTCCATCTCGGCCAGTGTCATACCGGGCAGTGCATCGGGACCATCGTTCGTACACTCTTTTGACATCCAGGGTTCGAGCATCGCAGCGGTGAGCTTTGAGCCCCAGTCCAGTGCACACGCACGTTCAATGATGTTTTCGAGTTCGCGAACGTTGCCGGGCCAGTCGTAGCTTTGCAGGACGTGCAGGGCTTCGATCATGATCGAACGGGTCGGTTTGCCTTCGCGACCGGCAACGCGACGGAGGAAGTGTTCGGTTAAGGCACCGATGTCTTCCTTGCGGGATCGCAGTGTCGGCAGAACGATCGAAATGCGACAGACTTCTTCGTAGAGATCACGGCGGAAGAGACCACGATCGACGAGTGTTTCCAGTTCGACGTGTGATCCAAACACGAACCGAACGTCAAATCGGATGCGTTCGCGGGTCACAGGGTGTTCAAACCTCTGTTCACGCAGCAGGTTGACGAGTTGTTTCTGGACGGGCAGAGCGATGTGCTGAACCTGGTCGAGCAGCAGTGTGCCGCCGTCTGCCTGTTCGAGTCGACCGGGACGGTGGCGGGTCATCCCACCAGGTTCGTGTTCGAGCTGTCCGAACAGTTCTTCTTCGAGTGTTTCGGCCGACAGCACGCTGCAATCGACTTTCACAAAGGGGCGATGAGCGCGTCGGCTGGAATCGTGGATGGCCTGTGCGACCAGATCGATTCCTGTCCCTTGTTCTCCCTTCAGCAGTACGCAGCCAATCTGTTCGGCGGTTTGCTGAACCTGCTGACGCAGGCTCTGCATAGCGGGGCTGTGTCCGACCATGTCCCGCAGGTTGCGGTTGCTGAGTTGTCGTTTCAGACGACGGTTTTCCGCGTGCAGCCGTGCTCGCTGGCTGGCGTTGTTCAGCACTCGAGCGAAGATCGCTGGCGAGTAAGGCTCGGCCAGGTGTTCGATACCCGATGCACTGGAGAAGAGCTGAGGGCTGTCCGCAGTGGCTTCGGCGACAACACAGATGACCTGTGTTGACCACCCCTTCTGCTGGATCTGGCTCGTAAACCCGGCGACGGTTTCCCCTGCTCCAAGCACACCAACCAGACAGATGTCGGCTGATTGCGTGTGAAGTGACTGTAGTGCTGCTTCCACGGATGAAACCGTTCGGCAGACCATCCCAAGTGTTTGACCATCGTCACACAGTCGTCGAGCCATCTCGGTGTCGGATGACACCACGAGGACCGAGGGGGCGGGCTCGCTGACATGGACGGGAGCAGCCGGAGGGGCAGCTACCGCTCGTTGTGGAAACGGGATCACATCGGGATAGGAGAAGGTCATAGATACACCGTGGTCTGGGAGGAAACCGGGCGAAAGGATATGAGCGCACCGAGTGTGGTCGGGCTAAGAAGTGAGTTGCCCGAAGCGGTTCGATGCAGACGAATTGTTGAGGGATATACCGACAGACGAACTGACATGTGGCAGCGAACGAACGTTCTTTGCCCGGGTGCCAGTCATCGTGTGTGATCAGTCCGGACGACACACAAGGTGCCGACGGGAGATCGCTGTCACAGCCGATGACTGGCGAGTGATTTGAGTTGTGTTTCGTTTGGAGTAGGGGAAAGGCGGGCGAGATGTAATGCTAACCCGGAAGTGTGTCAATCTGTTTCGGCCCTTGTTTTTACGAGATTTCCTGAAGTTGTAGGATCTGCAAAACCGCGTACGAATTCGTGGAATTGGCAATGAATTTCGACCGTCCGCAGAGGAGGAATCGGTGTCGTGAAACCCCTGAAGGGGACTTCCGGGCCACCGCCCGAACTCCCG is from Schlesneria sp. DSM 10557 and encodes:
- a CDS encoding PspA/IM30 family protein, yielding MSYFSRLTDIVTCNLSHLLAEAADPAAAIVEIIKEMEEGLTGAQRSVRTARASEESLRQEIDAHRVQVEMWTAKAREHLQSGAEADARQSLLRKREVEDLIAGLAQQHEAAIKYSEHLATMQRALEARLADALRRRDEMGVDRSDSETNVPRYLRVPTAPDVSDLHREIDDELEVLRKQISG
- a CDS encoding RNA polymerase sigma factor gives rise to the protein MSRPGTRQSKETRADEVTDDQLMYQLQGGDRHAFDELVRRYQNPLAGFFFRHLRDWQLAEDLTQETLIRVHSTAWDYLPRGCFKGWMFRIARNLMIDSTRRRSHDALVNASRTQRPRDDEDDILERLAGDFVLPEDKADQNEFAQIVGDLLQKIPEEQRLTFMMHHFSGLSLPEVADAMEANLPTTKSRLRLAREKLRELLAERGILNPADLETRNGDRDVEVPQNLLEK
- a CDS encoding ABC transporter permease, whose protein sequence is MLRNIFALFFRSLRSDSRSLWVHLSWLFLLLVIYLALLAAQEQSRYTGAPGLEFFRIVIYLDLAFVTMLGVSFFSSAISEEKEEDTLGLMTMAGISPLGLLLGKSTTRLFQVFLLLAVQYPFTLLAITLGGLMPDQIYAAYAALLAYTALLANIGLLCSVLARRSRDAAGLTMLWLVGYIFGPLFALAGYSAITTTGDPFWVPWAPVLSPILQLISKTSVFTELYEVTETGYPLQWTPQVISNLAGAVALFVLARILFPFVSHDMSQESTHRMMVPKGAGRFRVLGTGRAWGQALTWKDFHFIAGGWAGILIRCCLYVGLYFLAVAASYPWDQPVGGRHLRWEDVTFGYELFVVPLFIADCAMCASRIFHDEIRHQTLPSLLMLPRNINDVVYSKIWGCLFGLFPGAIAVVASFLVMQGGRRSLYEGIDEPVAWWMGLNLILLVHLCLVISLYLRWGVIATAAALTFGSMMLTTIFADMFLRPISSGRPDDYFVILIFPVVLAIVGCHVAILLRLPALGEK
- a CDS encoding DUF1553 domain-containing protein, translating into MSIQSPISIPRLPATTTVICMVTAVLLSCRGLLQAEERVEFNRDIRPILSDNCFACHGPDEKTRYSGLRLDLSEPARAELESGKTAIVPGRVDESEMIRRILADDPNERMPPADSGKSLTPRQIELLRQWVAQGAEYQRHWSFVTPRRPRVPAISSEWARGPIDTLVEDRLRCEELFPSEAADKERIIRRVTLDLTGTPPTIAEVDDFLADTSPDAYEKLVDRLLASPRYGERMTLEWLDAARYADTHGFNNDTTRYMWRWRDWTIEAFNSGMPFDRFVTDQLAGDLVPNPTLDQRIATGFNRNHVINSEGGIIPEEYRVEYVADRVHTTSTIFLGLSLGCARCHDHKFDPLTQREYYQFFAFFNQLNEQGEAGRVGNAEPMIKAPTRDQVQQLDLMTQRLATMSRSIDEQLAEASRTITEWEPRLREVANSTSQQAQPLLRWTFDETAGNEVTEYRDSLRKGQVVGNPAWTAGKLNGAIKLDGNTYVEAGDFASFERTDKFSYGAWINVENKEAAAVIARMDDADAFRGFDLLLGGGKLTAHLVHRWPDEALHVVSKAEIPVNQWTHVFATYDGSSKAEGFKLYINGQRQEVEITHNLLTATTKTEKPLRIGRRNPGAPFKGLIDDVRIYDRELTSQEVLEVAEADILPDLLAISADQRTPEQTQTIVKTYLKRFNPAFLSLTEQHAELDKRRSEFEKSLPSAMVMQEMPEPRKTFLLGRGQYDAPEEEVQPDVPASLPPFPAGAPRNRLGLAQWLLSADHPLTARVAVNRAWMTFFGDGLVETVEDFGSQGQWPSHLDLLNWLAVEYQQGNGSDASSGLEPRRWDTKALHRQIVTSATYRQSSRVSRELLERDPSNKLLARGPRHRLQAELIRDNALALAGLLSDRSGGPSVSPYQPAGLWDDVAVGADYEGTVYKQDKGEGLYRRSMYTFWKRTCPPPGLNTFDAPEREVCTARRSRTNTPLQALVLLNDPTYLEAARKLAERAITAGGTTDEQRMEFAFRLAMSRKATPAEIKVLLKSLQQRRQHYRQDAAGAKEFLSVGESSREASVEDSELAAWASVMSLILNLDEAITKG